In a genomic window of Nodosilinea sp. E11:
- a CDS encoding FAD-dependent hydroxylase, with the protein MTATTPQFRSPAPSDQPSLSAQRSELAVDVAIVGGGIVGLTLAAALAPSGMQVAVIEAQTAAGAASRQRAYAFSLTSADIFKGLGLWPQIGPHICHFDKVQLSDGDYARVVQFLPTDLGTEAVYYGAEHGVLMAALQGAIAALPNIHYLCSATLGDIHDRGNGTVAEVSLPEGKIAVRSPLFVAADGKGSLLRQRAGIGSFGWRYPQSCVTAVLEPEHSHQNTAYERFWPSGPFAILPLPGQRCQIVWTAPHAEAEAILAMPEAEFMAELERRYGHQMGRLKRLTAPALFPVQLMQCDRYVLPRLALVGDAAHSCHPVGGQGLNMGIRDAAALSEVLIAAYHRGQDLGSVAVLRRYERWRRLENWVILTFTDVLTRLFSNQVWPLVVLRRGGLWVLSSVAPLKRLALRLMTGRLGRVPQLAKTKS; encoded by the coding sequence ATGACTGCCACCACTCCGCAATTTCGGTCTCCTGCTCCGTCAGATCAGCCCAGCTTGAGCGCTCAACGGTCGGAGCTAGCGGTGGATGTGGCCATTGTCGGCGGCGGCATTGTGGGGCTGACTCTGGCGGCGGCGCTGGCCCCAAGCGGCATGCAGGTAGCCGTCATTGAAGCTCAAACAGCGGCGGGGGCGGCCTCCCGCCAGCGGGCCTATGCTTTTTCGCTGACCTCAGCGGATATTTTCAAGGGTCTGGGGCTATGGCCGCAGATCGGGCCGCACATCTGTCACTTCGACAAGGTGCAGCTCTCCGATGGCGACTACGCCAGGGTGGTACAGTTTTTGCCGACCGACCTGGGCACCGAGGCGGTGTACTACGGGGCCGAGCATGGGGTGCTGATGGCGGCACTGCAAGGGGCGATCGCGGCTTTGCCTAACATTCACTACCTCTGCTCGGCCACCCTGGGAGATATCCACGACCGGGGAAATGGCACTGTGGCTGAGGTGAGTTTGCCGGAGGGGAAGATTGCAGTGCGATCGCCCCTGTTTGTTGCCGCCGATGGCAAAGGCTCACTGTTGCGGCAGCGGGCCGGTATTGGCAGCTTTGGCTGGCGCTACCCGCAGTCCTGCGTTACCGCTGTGCTCGAACCCGAGCATTCGCACCAAAACACCGCCTACGAGCGGTTTTGGCCCAGCGGCCCCTTTGCCATTCTGCCCCTGCCGGGCCAGCGCTGCCAGATCGTGTGGACCGCTCCCCACGCCGAGGCCGAAGCCATTCTAGCAATGCCCGAAGCCGAGTTTATGGCCGAGCTAGAGCGGCGCTATGGCCACCAGATGGGGCGGCTCAAGCGGCTGACAGCCCCAGCATTATTTCCGGTACAGCTGATGCAGTGCGATCGCTATGTGCTGCCTCGCTTGGCCCTGGTGGGCGATGCGGCCCACAGTTGTCACCCCGTCGGCGGCCAGGGGCTTAACATGGGTATTCGCGATGCCGCCGCCCTCTCCGAGGTACTGATTGCGGCCTATCACCGGGGTCAAGACCTTGGCAGTGTGGCTGTGCTGCGGCGCTACGAGCGTTGGCGGCGACTCGAAAACTGGGTGATTCTCACTTTTACCGACGTGCTTACCCGCCTGTTCTCCAACCAGGTGTGGCCATTGGTGGTACTACGGCGCGGAGGGCTGTGGGTACTCAGTTCTGTAGCTCCCCTTAAACGCTTAGCGCTGCGGCTGATGACCGGTCGCCTAGGGCGGGTGCCCCAGCTAGCCAAAACAAAATCGTGA
- a CDS encoding MarR family transcriptional regulator encodes MVTQALTPAQCAADLMTAVPAVTRFLRAGIRRHGKPHLSLSQLRVLYFLRRRSQSSLSEVADYLDVTRPTMSAMVERLVQRGLIHRVSDPKERRRIILTLTPEGTAEMERVYDATLLTVADRLAGLTAAELQQVQAGLAILGGLFDEGVVDRLSTFPDVSRERVLCEGDAFGDPPCPPCEGG; translated from the coding sequence GTGGTGACCCAAGCCCTTACCCCGGCCCAATGTGCGGCAGACCTGATGACGGCAGTACCGGCGGTGACGCGATTTCTGCGGGCGGGCATTCGCCGCCACGGCAAGCCCCATCTGTCGCTGTCGCAGCTGCGGGTGCTGTATTTTTTGCGGCGGCGATCGCAATCTTCCCTATCCGAAGTGGCTGACTATTTAGACGTCACTCGGCCCACCATGTCGGCCATGGTCGAGCGCCTGGTGCAGCGAGGGCTGATCCACAGAGTAAGCGATCCGAAGGAACGGCGGCGGATCATTCTCACCCTGACGCCCGAGGGCACAGCGGAGATGGAGCGAGTCTACGACGCGACGCTATTAACCGTGGCCGATCGCCTAGCTGGGCTGACGGCAGCCGAACTTCAGCAGGTGCAGGCGGGGCTGGCGATCTTGGGCGGTCTGTTTGATGAAGGGGTGGTTGATCGCCTGAGCACTTTTCCAGACGTTTCGAGGGAGAGGGTTCTGTGCGAAGGGGATGCTTTCGGAGATCCCCCCTGCCCCCCTTGTGAAGGGGGGTAA
- a CDS encoding glycosyltransferase family 1 protein, producing the protein MRIALFTETFLPKVDGIVTRLKHTVDHLQRQGNQVLVFSPEGGLTEYRGAKIHGVSGFPLPLYPELKLALPRPSIGEALEAFQPDLVHVVNPAVLGLAGIYYSKTMDLPLVASYHTHLPKYLEHYGLGMLEGVMWELIKAMHNQAQINLVTSTAMQSELSEHGVENIEVWQRGVDTELFRPELASAEMRDRLSEGNPDAPLLLYIGRLSAEKEIDRIKPVLQAIPNARLALVGDGPYRTELEAHFEGTPTNFVGYLGGEDLAAAYASADAFVFPSRTETLGLVLLEAMAAGCPVVAANSGGIPDIVTDGVNGFLFDPTDEEGAIAATRRLIEAKAERELMRRNAVAEAERWGWSAATRQLQQFYRQVLAGRSLPMAA; encoded by the coding sequence ATGCGGATTGCTCTCTTCACCGAGACCTTTTTGCCGAAAGTTGACGGCATCGTGACCCGTCTCAAGCACACCGTCGATCACTTGCAGCGTCAGGGCAATCAGGTATTGGTGTTCTCCCCCGAAGGCGGGCTGACCGAGTATCGAGGAGCAAAAATCCACGGCGTGTCGGGGTTTCCGCTACCGCTCTACCCAGAGCTTAAGCTAGCGCTGCCAAGACCCTCCATCGGCGAAGCGCTGGAAGCTTTTCAACCCGATTTAGTCCATGTGGTCAACCCGGCAGTCTTAGGATTGGCGGGCATTTATTACAGCAAAACCATGGATCTCCCCCTGGTGGCGTCGTACCACACCCACCTGCCCAAGTACCTAGAGCACTACGGCCTGGGTATGCTCGAAGGGGTGATGTGGGAGCTGATCAAGGCCATGCACAACCAGGCCCAGATCAACTTAGTCACCTCCACCGCTATGCAGTCTGAACTATCAGAGCACGGCGTTGAGAATATTGAAGTGTGGCAGCGGGGGGTTGATACCGAGCTGTTTCGACCAGAGTTGGCCAGTGCCGAGATGCGCGATCGCCTCTCAGAGGGCAACCCCGACGCCCCCCTGCTGCTCTATATTGGGCGGCTCTCGGCAGAAAAAGAAATTGACCGCATCAAGCCTGTGCTCCAGGCCATTCCCAATGCTCGCTTGGCGCTGGTGGGCGACGGCCCCTACCGCACCGAGCTAGAGGCCCACTTTGAGGGTACGCCCACCAACTTTGTCGGCTACCTGGGCGGCGAAGACCTGGCCGCCGCCTACGCCTCCGCCGATGCCTTTGTCTTCCCCTCCCGTACCGAGACCCTGGGCCTGGTGCTACTGGAAGCGATGGCGGCGGGCTGTCCGGTGGTGGCGGCGAACTCCGGCGGCATCCCTGACATTGTCACCGACGGGGTGAATGGCTTTTTGTTTGACCCAACCGATGAAGAGGGGGCGATCGCCGCTACCCGCCGCCTGATCGAAGCCAAGGCTGAGCGCGAGTTGATGCGCCGCAACGCCGTTGCCGAAGCCGAGCGGTGGGGCTGGTCGGCGGCGACCCGGCAGCTTCAGCAGTTTTATCGGCAGGTGCTGGCTGGGCGATCGCTGCCGATGGCTGCTTAG
- a CDS encoding NAD-dependent epimerase/dehydratase family protein, which yields MKVLVIGGDGYCGWATALYLSNRGYEVGILDSLVRRHWDAQLQIETLTPIAPIQSRLQRWKDLTGKHIDLYVGDINDYSFLEETMLEFEPGAVVHFGEQRSAPFSMIDREHAVLTQANNVLGNLNLLYVLRDHFPDCHLVKLGTMGEYGTPNIDIEEGYITIEHNGRKDTLPYPKQPGSFYHLSKVHDSHNIHFACKVWGLRATDLNQGVVYGVLTEETGMDELLINRLDYDGVFGTALNRFCVQAAVGHPLTVYGKGSQTRAFLDIRDTVRCVEIAIANPGDPGIFRVFNQFTEMFSVGDLAMMVKKAGNTLGVDVEIDHLDNPRVEAEEHYFNAKNTNLLELGLQPHMLSDSLLDSLLNFAVKYKDRVDKNQILPKVQWRRS from the coding sequence ATGAAAGTCCTTGTAATTGGCGGCGACGGCTATTGCGGGTGGGCGACGGCCCTATACCTCTCCAATCGTGGCTACGAAGTCGGGATTCTTGATAGCTTAGTGCGTCGCCACTGGGATGCTCAGCTTCAGATTGAGACGTTAACCCCCATTGCCCCCATCCAAAGCCGCTTGCAGCGGTGGAAAGATCTCACCGGGAAGCACATCGACCTCTACGTAGGCGACATCAACGACTACTCCTTTTTAGAGGAGACGATGTTGGAGTTTGAACCCGGTGCGGTCGTGCACTTCGGTGAACAGCGATCAGCCCCCTTCTCGATGATCGACCGCGAGCACGCCGTACTGACCCAGGCCAACAACGTGCTGGGCAACCTCAACCTGCTCTACGTGCTGCGCGATCACTTCCCCGACTGCCACCTGGTCAAGCTGGGCACCATGGGCGAGTACGGCACCCCCAACATTGACATCGAAGAGGGCTACATCACCATTGAGCACAATGGTCGCAAAGACACCCTCCCCTACCCCAAGCAGCCCGGCTCCTTTTACCACCTCAGTAAGGTGCACGACTCTCACAACATCCACTTCGCCTGTAAGGTGTGGGGCCTGCGCGCCACCGACCTCAACCAGGGTGTGGTCTACGGCGTGCTCACCGAAGAAACCGGCATGGACGAGCTGCTGATCAACCGCCTCGACTACGACGGCGTGTTTGGTACCGCCCTCAACCGCTTCTGTGTGCAGGCGGCGGTGGGTCACCCCCTCACCGTCTACGGCAAGGGCAGCCAGACTCGCGCCTTCTTAGACATTCGCGATACCGTGCGCTGTGTCGAAATTGCGATCGCCAACCCCGGCGACCCCGGCATCTTCCGCGTGTTCAACCAGTTCACCGAAATGTTTAGCGTCGGCGATCTGGCCATGATGGTGAAGAAAGCGGGCAACACCCTGGGCGTCGATGTCGAAATCGACCACCTTGATAACCCCCGTGTTGAGGCCGAAGAGCACTACTTCAACGCCAAGAACACCAACCTGCTGGAACTGGGTCTACAGCCCCACATGCTGTCTGATTCGCTACTCGACAGCCTGCTCAACTTCGCCGTCAAGTACAAAGATCGCGTTGACAAGAACCAGATTCTGCCCAAGGTTCAGTGGCGACGCAGCTAG